ACAAGCATAAAGACTATAAGAAACGTTAATACAAGATAGATTATCATTTTTGCATACTGGGAACTTTTTTTCTTTTCCGTTTTTACCGTGACAGTCTCGGCGGAAAGGTCTTTCTCTATTTCATTAGGGTTCCAATAGGCTTTGTATATCTTAAACTCGCCGGATTTTCCTTTAAGAGACGTTGTCTTAACAAACCTGCAGAATATTTCGTCCTTAGTCTCTCCGGCTGCGATTTTTGCGCTCACACGCTCTCTCATAGCATGGTATGTTTCCTCTGATATATAAATCTCACTGGGATTGGCCTGACTTTCAAATCTTGAGGCAACATTAACCACATCTCCAAATATGTCTGTTTTCTCCACAATGCCCTGCCCGGTATGTATGCCGATTCGAATAAGAATAGGGACTACTGATATTTTTGCAAGATTAAACTCATCAATTGCTCGTTGTATTGCTGCGGCTGTCTCTACTGCATCAGAGGCATCCTCAAAATATGACATCGTGCCGTCTCCCATTGTTTTTACGAGTGTCCCATTGTTTTGGGATATGAGTGGAAACACAATGTCGTTGTGCTGCTTAAGTATCGTTCTGTGAAACATATCGCCGTGTTGTTCGGCAAGGG
The Nitrospirota bacterium genome window above contains:
- a CDS encoding adenylate/guanylate cyclase domain-containing protein; this encodes MEEKNGIAGESAQEEGSAEQLGVEDIISQREKLDELFKNKFVKIITVMFTDLKGSTALAEQHGDMFHRTILKQHNDIVFPLISQNNGTLVKTMGDGTMSYFEDASDAVETAAAIQRAIDEFNLAKISVVPILIRIGIHTGQGIVEKTDIFGDVVNVASRFESQANPSEIYISEETYHAMRERVSAKIAAGETKDEIFCRFVKTTSLKGKSGEFKIYKAYWNPNEIEKDLSAETVTVKTEKKKSSQYAKMIIYLVLTFLIVFMLVKGINMFTAPDAPQKRTLHHGVDKDTN